A window of Pseudomonas alcaliphila JAB1 genomic DNA:
CCGCGAGGTCGCGCAGGCTTGCAAAGCGCAAAAGCTGCGGGCGCCGGCGCGCAACACCGTGGCTCTGCGGATCGCCGGCCTCGATCCGCTCAAGGCCACTCGCCGCCGGGAAGGTCAGGATGCGTCCCGCAGCCTGCAAGGTGTCGGTGGTGAGCCTCCCGCCGTGACCGCGCCACTGGAACAAGTGCAGATTGATCACACGGTCATCGACCTGATCGTGGTGGACGAGCGCGACCGGCAACCGATTGGCCGTCCGTATCTGACCATCGCCATCGACGTGTTTACCCGCTGCGTGCTCGGCATGGTCGTCACGCTGGAAGCGCCGTCATCTGTTTCGGTCGGCCTGTGCCTTGTGCATGTCGCCTGCGACAAGCGTCCCTGGCTGGAGGGTCTGAACATAGAAATGGAGTGGCCGATGAGCGGCAAGCCCAGGCTGCTCTACCTGGACAACGCGGCCGAGTTCAAGAGCGAAGCGCTACGCCGAGGCTGCGAGCAGCATGGCATCCGGCTTGACTATCGCCCGCTCGGGCAGCCGCACTACGGCGGCATCGTGGAACGGATCATCGGCACGGCGATGCAGATGATCCACGACGAATTGCCAGGGACGACCTTCTCCAACCCTGACCAGCGCGGCGACTACGATTCCGAAAACAAGGCCGCCCTGACGCTGCGTGAGCTGGAGCGCTGGCTCACATTGGCGGTCGGCACCTACCACGGCTCCGTGCACAACGGCCTGCTCCAGCCGCCGGCAGCGCGCTGGGCCGAAGCTATCGCGCGGACCGGCGTGCCAACCGTCATCACTCGCACCACGGCTTTTCTGGTCGATTTTCTGCCCATCATCCGCCGCACGCTGACCCGCACCGGCTTCGTCATCGACCACATCCATTACTACGCCGATGCGCTCAAGCCGTGGATAGCTCGGCGCGACCGCTTGCCTGCGTTCCTGATCCGGCGCGACCCGCGCGACATCAGCCGCATTTGGGTGCTGGAGCCGGAGGGGCAGCACTATCTGGAAATTCCATACCGCACCTTGTCGCACCCGGCTGTCACCCTCTGGGAACAACGACAGGCGCTGGCGAAATTGCGGCAGCAAGGGCGCGAACAGGTGGATGAGTCGGCGCTGTTTCGCATGATCGGCCAGATGCGCGAAATCGTGTCCACCGCGCAGAAAGCTACGCGCAAGGCGCAGCGCGACGCGGATCGACGCCAGCATCTCAAGGCAACGGCAGTTCTTTTCAAAACCACGCCACCACCGGACGCGGACATGGCTGACCCGCAGGCAGACAACCAGCCACCTGCCAAACCGTTCGACCAGATTGAGGAGTGGTAGCCGTGGAAGAATATCCCATCATCGACTTGTCCCACCTGATGCCGGTGGCCCAGGGCTTGGCCCGTCTTCCGGCGGACGAACGCATCCATCGCCTTCGCGCTGACCGCTGGATCGGCTATCCGCGAGCAGTCGAGGCGCTGAATCGGCTGGAAGCCCTGTATGCGTGGCCGAACAAACAACGCATGCCCAACCTGCTGTTGGTCGGTCCAACCAACAACGGCAAGTCGATGATCGTCGAGAAATTCCGCCGCACCCATCCGGCCAGCTCCGACGCCGACCAGGAGCACATCCCAGTGTTGGTTGTGCAGATGCCGTCCGAGCCGTCGGTGATCCGCTTCTACATCGCGCTACTTGCCGCGATGGGCGCGCCATTGCGCCCGCGCCCACGGCTGCCGGAAATGGAGCAATTGGCGCTGGCACTGCTGCGCAAGGTCGGCGTGCGCATGCTGGTGATCGACGAGTTGCACAACGTCCTGGCCGGCAACAGCGTCAACCGCCGGGAATTCCTCAATCTGTTGCGTTTCCTCGGCAACGAGCTGCGCATCCCGCTGGTCGGGGTCGGCACACGCGATGCCTACTTGGCGATCCGCTCGGACGACCAGTTGGAAAACCGCTTCGAGCCGATGATGCTGCCGGTGTGGGAGGCCAACGACGATTGCTGCTCACTGCTGGCCAGCTTCGCGGCTTCACTCCCGCTGCGGCGACCCTCGTCGATTGCCACGCTGGATATGGCCCGCTACCTGCTCACGCGCAGCGAGGGCACCATCGGCGAGCTGGCGCACCTGTTGATGGCGGCGGCCGTCGCTGCCGTGGAGAGCGGTGAGGAAGCGATCAACCATCGCACGCTCAGCATGGCCGATTACACCGGTCCCAGCGAGCGGCGGCGGCAATTCGAGCGGGAACTGATGTGAAGCCAGCGCCACACTGGCCACTGCATCCGGCTCCCAGGGAAGGCGAAGCCTTGTCTTCGTGGCTCAACCGCGTGGCCCTTTGCTATCACATGGAGGTGTCCGAGCTGCTGGAGCACGATCTTGGTCACGGCCAGGTTGATGACCTGGACACCGCGCCACCACTGGCGCTGCTGGCGATGCTCTCCCAGCGGAGCGGCATCGAGCCGGACCGGCTGCGTTGCATGAGTTTCGCCGGCTGGGTGCCTTGGCTACTGGACAGCCTTGATGATCAGATTCCAGACGCATTGGAAACCTATGCGTTCCAGCTCTCGGTGCTGCTGCCGAAACTCCGCCGTAGGACGCGATCCATCACGAGCTGGCGTGCCTGGCTGCCCAGCCAGCCGATACATCGCGCCTGCCCGCTCTGTCTGAACGACCCGGCAAACCAAGCCGTACTGCTTGCATGGAAGCTGCCCCTGATGCTGAGCTGCCCGCTGCATGGCTGCTGGCTGGAATCCTATTGGGGCGTGCCTGGGCGGTTTCTCGGCTGGGAGAACGCCGACACTGCGCCGCGCACCGCCAGCGACGCGATTGCGGTGATGGACCGGCGCACCTGGCAGGCACTGACGACCGGCCATGTGGAGCTGCCGCGCCGACGCATCCACGCTGGATTGTGGTTTCGGCTACTACGCACGCTGCTCGATGAGCTGAACACCCCGCTTTCGACGTGCGGAACCTGCGCGGGGTATCTCCGCCAAGTCTGGGAAGGCTGCGGGCATCCGCTGCGTGCTGGGCAAAGTCTGTGGCGACCGTATGAAACCCTGAACCCGGCAGTACGGTTGCAGATGCTGGAGGCGGCGGCAACGGCAATCAGCTTGATTGAGGTGAGGGATATAAGCCCGCCGGGCGAGCATGCAAAGCTGTTCTGGTCCGAACCCCAAACCGGTTTCACCAGTGGCCTGTCGGCGAAAACGCCGAAGCCCGAACCCGTCGATCACTGGCAACGGGCGGTCCAGGCTATCAATGAGGCGATCATTGAAGCGCGGCACAACCCCGAGACGGCTCGCTCGCTGTTCGCGTTGGCTTCCTATGGTCGGCGCGACCCCGCTTCCCAGGAACAGTTGCGCGCCACCTTTGCAAAGGAAGGCATCCCTCCGGAATTTCTGTCACATTACGAGCCTGATGGACCCTTTGCATGCCTTAGATAGAGTGACGGGTTAAGTGACAAATTTTGACGACCAGAACTTTCCGGCGCACACTGTCACATAATCGAACGTATATGTGACAGGTACGACATGCTGATAGGCTACATGCGGGTATCGAAGGCGGACGGCTCCCAGGCTACCGATTTGCAGCGCGACGCGCTGATTGCCGCCGGGGTCGATCCAGTACATCTTTACGAGGACCAGGCATCCGGCATGCGCGAGGATCGGCCCGGCTTGACGAGCTGCCTGAAGGCGTTGCGAACTGGCGACACACTGGTCGTGTGGAAACTGGATCGGCTCGGACGCGACCTGCGACATCTCATCAACACCGTGCACGACCTGACTGGGCGCGGCATCGGCTTGAAGGTATTAACCGGGCACGGCGCGGCCATCGACACCACGACCGCCGCCGGCAAGCTGGTCTTTGGCATCTTCGCCGCCCTGGCCGAGTTCGAGCGCGAGTTGATCGCGGAGCGCACGATTGCCGGCCTAGCCTCGGCCCGCGCGCGCGGGCGGAAAGGCGGCCGGCCGTTCAAGATGACCGCCGCCAAGCTGCGGCTGGCGATGGCGGCAATGGGTCAGCCAGAGACCAAGGTCGGCGACCTGTGCCAGGAACTTGGCGTCACGCGGCAGACCCTGTATCGGCATGTTTCACCCAAGGGTGAGCTACGTCCAGATGGCGAGAAGCTACTCAGCCGAATTTGATGCCGGCATGAGGCAACGTAGCGACAGCGTGGTTTGTCTCAATGGGAAGCGCTCATGATCGATCTTTGAAGGCCCGCAGCAGTCGTGTCACAGACAGGACGAACAAACCGGTCAGCGTGAGGGCTGCGATACCCCAGTACTCTCCGATGAACGCGCCGGCCGTCGTGCCGGCCAGCACAATGGCGAGAATCGGCAAATGGCAGGGACAGGTGAGCACGGCCAGCGCGCCCCACAGGTAGCCGGTGATCGGTTTGTGCGTCTCGGACGGCAAGCGCTCGGGGCTGTTCATGGCAGACTCTCCGCGTGCTGTGCCGGCTCGGTCGGCATGGTGGCCAACTGCACCTCCAGATCGGCCAACGCTTCGCGCCGACGCTCGACGAACTGGCGCAGAACGGCAAGCTGCGCGGCCGCTTCATCGCCGTCCGCAGCATCCAGCGCCCGGCACAGCCGCGCCAGCGCGTCCAGGCCGATGCCCGCCTCGAAGGCCGCCCGCACGAAGCACAGCCGTTGCAAGGCGGCATCATCGAACAGGCCATAGCCGCCCGGGGTGCACGCCACCGGACGCAGCAATCCGCGCAGCAGGTAGTCGCGCACGATATGCACGCTCACCCCGGCATCAAGGGCCAGCCGGGACACGGTGTAGGCGCTCATTGAAAACCTCCTTTTTTTATCCAGCGCAGCAGGAAAGCTGCTTCACGTCCTTGTTGAAGGTCTGCGCCGCAAGCTTCAACCCCTCGACCATTGTCAGGTAGGGGAACAACTGGTCGGCCAGTTCCTGCACCGTCATGCGGTTGCGGATGGCGAGCACCGCCGTCTGGATCAGTTCGCCCGCTTCCGGGGCCACCGCCTGCACGCCGATGAGCCGTCCGCTACCTTCCTCGATGACCAGCTTGATGAAGCCGCGTGTGTCGAAGTTGGCAAGCGCTCGCGGAACGTTGTCGAGTGTCAGCGTGCGACTGTCGGTCTCGATGCCATCGTGGTGCGCTTCCGCCTCGCTGTAGCCCACGGTGGCGACTTGCGGGTCGGTGAACACCACTGCCGGCATCGCGGTCAGATTGAGGGCTGCGTCGCCGCCGGTCATGTTGATCGCGGCACGGGTGCCGGCGGCCGCTGCCACGTAGACGAACTGCGGCTGGTCGGTGCAGTCGCCGGCCGCGTAGATGTTCGGGTTGCTCGTGCGCATGCCTTGGTCGATAACGATGGCCCCTTGCGCATTGACAGTGACCCCCGCCGCGTCCAGCGCGAGGCTGCGCGTATTCGGTGCCCGACCGGTGGCAACCAGCAACTTGTCAGCGCGCAATTCACCGTGTCCGGTGGTCAGCACGAATTCGCCGTTCACATGGGCGACCTGGCTGGCTTGCGTGTGCTCCAGCACCTCGATGCCCTCGGCGCGGAAAGCGGCTGTCACGGCCTCGCCGATGGCCGGGTCTTCCCGGAAGAACAAGGTGCTGCGTGCCAGGATCGTGACCTGGCTGCCGAGCCGGGCAAAGGCTTGCGCCAGTTCCAACGCCACCACCGACGAACCGATCACGGCCAGGCGTGCGGGAATGGTGTCGCTGACAAGCGCTTCGGTGGAAGTCCAGTAGGGTGACTCTTTCAGGCCCGGAATCGGCGGCACGGCCGGACTGGCACCGGTGGCGACCAGGCAGCGGTCGAACGTTACCTCGCGCTCGCCACCCTCGTTCAAACGGACGACCAGGCTCTGGTCGTCCTTGAAACGCGCTTCACCGTGCAAAACGGTGATGGCTGGATTGCCGTCCAGGATGCCTTCGTATTTGGCGTGCCGCAGTTCATCGACACGGGCCTGCTGCTGGGCCAGCAGTTTGCTGCGGTCAATCGCAGGCACAGTTGCCGCAATACCGCCGTCGAACGGACTTTCCCGGCGCAGATGGGCAATATGGGCAGCGCGGATCATGATCTTGGACGGCACACAGCCGATATTGACGCAGGTGCCGCCGATGGTGCCGCGTTCGATCAGCGTGACCGTCGCGCCTTGCTCGACGGCCTTCAGCGCCGCCGCCATCGCGGCCCCGCCGCTGCCAATGATGGCGATATGCAAACCGGCGCCCTCAAGTGCATCACGGATTTTTGGTTCATCTTTGAAATCACCAACCCGGATCGAGCCTTGATAACCCAATGCGGCGATGGCGGCCAGCAGTTGGTTGTGGCTCACGGCGGTGTCTGCCATGACTTGCGCGCGGCTTTCTGGATAGGACACCACAGCGGCATTCACGCCGGGAATCTTTTCCAAAGCATCTTTGACATGGGTGGCGCAGGATGTGCAGGTCATGCCATTCACGGTGATTTCGGTCATTTTTTTACTCCATTGAATTTCGGGGTGCAGCAGGCATCGGCTTGGCGTTTTCGTTGGATGGCGTAGATGGTCAAGCCGATGAAAATCGCCAGCGCAGGCAGCAGCACATAGTCCAGATAGCCGGTCAGCGCGGACAAGCTGACCACACCGAGCAAAATGACCAGAACAGGGGTGAAGCAACACAGCGCCACGAGGGTTGTGCCAATGATGCTGACCCGCAGCAGTGTCTTCGGGTCTTTCATGATCAGTTCTTGACTGATGATGGGTAGCCCGCATCCTCGGTAGCCTTGGTCAGTTTCTGCACGCTGGTCTTGGCATCATCGAAGGTGACCACCGCTTCGCGCGTCTCGAAGGTCACGTCAACTTTACTGACGCCATCGACCTTGGAAATCGCCTTCTTGACAGTGATCGGACAGGCCGAGCAGGTCATGCCCGGTACGGACAGCGTAACGGTCTGGGTGGCGGCCCACACGGGGGCAACAACGGCAGCGAGGGCAAGGGCGGAAAGCAGCTTTTTCATGGTGAACTCCTGTGATCAATAGAAAAATGGCACGACGTAGGGAAATCCGAGCGCGACCAAAACCAGCACGGCCACGCCCCAGAAAATGAGCTTGTAAGTAGCTCGCACTTGGGGAATCGCGCAAACCTCACCCGGTTTGCAGGCGGCTGACGGCCGGTAGATGCGCCGCCAGGCGAAGAACAACGCCACCAGCGCCACGCCGATAAAGATGGGGCGATAGGGTTCCAACACCGTCAAGTTGCCGATCCAAGCGCCGCTGAACCCCAAGGCGATCAGAACCAGCGGCCCGAGGCAGCAAGCCGAGGCGAGGATGGCGGCCAGCCCGCCAGTGAAGAGCGCGCCGCGCCCGTTTTGAGGTTCAGACATACGTTTGTCCTTTCGAATCTGAATTGGATAGCTTAAGCTTACTTCCGTAGTTATGTACGGAGTCAAGCGATATGGAAAACAATTTGGAGAACCTGACCATTGGCGTTTTCGCCAGGACGGCCGGGGTCAATGTGGAGACCATCCGGTTCTATCAGCGCAAGGGCTTGCTCCCGGAACCGGACAAGCCTTACGGCAGCATTCGCCGCTATGGCGAGACGGATGTAACGCGGGTGCGCTTCGTGAAATCAGCCCAGCGGTTGGGCTTCAGCCTGGATGAGATCGCCGAGCTGCTGCGGCTGGAGGATGGCACCCATTGCGAGGAAGCCAGCAGCCTGGCCGAGCACAAGCTCAAGGACGTGCGCGAGAGGATGGCTGACCTGGCGCGCATGGAGGCCGTGCTGTCTGATTTGGTGTGCGCCTGCCATGCGCGGAAGGGGAACGTTTCCTGCCCGCTGATTGCGTCACTGCAAGGGAAGAAAGAACCGCGCAGTGCGGACGCGGTGTAGCCCGAGGGAACTACGCCTTAGCGTGCTTTATTTTCCGTTTTCTGAGGCGACTCCAACGTCAGAAAAGACCGTGCGGTCGACTTTTGATATTTCGTGCTGTCGCCTTCTGAAAGTGACATTCTGGGCTTGGGATTTCCCGCTTTCCTGTCACTTTTCTCATACCGAAATCAGAGTGAGAAAAACGTATGGGAAAGCGGATTGGGTACGCCCGAGTTTCGACTGATGATCAGAATCTCGACCTGCAGCGAGATGCACTTGCCTTGGCTGGGTGCTCCGTAGTTTACGAAGAGACAATGAGCGGCAAGTCAGCGGACAGGCCGGAGCTGGGGCATTGCCTCAAGGCTTTGCGCAGCGGGGACACTTTGGTCGTGTGGCGACTGGATCGTCTCGGGCGCTCTCTGCCTGATCTGGTTGGGGTCGTCAGTCGCTTAGAGCAGGAGACGGTGGCCTTCGAGTCCATAACCGAACGAATTGAAACCACCAGCGCTGCCGGCAAGCTGATATTTCATGTATTCGCTGCCCTGGCTGAGTTCGAGCGCAACCTCATTCGAGAGCGAACCCGTGCAGGACTGGCTGCGGCTCGTGCCCGTGGAAGAAAAGGTGGGCGCAAGCCTGTGCTGGATGATCGTCAGGTACGTGAGATACGAGCTCTTCTCAGAGATCCTGAGATACAGGTAACCGATGTGGCTCGACGGTATGGCGTTTCTCGAACAACGCTTTACCGCTACGTCGGTTCGCCGAAATCATCTGCGGTCGTTTAAGTGGTGGTGGTATTTTCCGCTGAAGTTGCCCAGATAATTTTGGGCGCTATGACCTGGCAGGCAAATGAAGGATGCCCCCGGCGTACTACGTGTGCCGGGCTACCACTGAATAAATAGGGAGTTTTCATGTCGGTGCTTTTTTCTGTGAAGGGATGCGTTGGTACCTTGCTACTGGCTGCGCTGGTTGGTTGCTCCAGCACCCCGAAGATCACGTTGCCAGAACCTAAAGAGGTTCCTCGTGAGAAATGGTCCGATGCCATGCTGGTTCTGGAAGCCATGCGCATCGATGGTCAGCGCGATATTCCAAGGGAAATGGTCGGGAGTGAAGTAGATAACTTGAGCGCGCTGCGGTCGGGGGGCTCTGGAAGTCTAGCGACGGCAGGTTTGGGGTACGTATCCCCACCCACAGGATTTAGCAGCGCAGGAGCAGCCTCTCTTGGCGTCGGGTTGTTCTTGCTGGGTGGTGGCAGTGCTGGTCCTGTCTATCACTACCAGGTTGCTGCGTGGGTGCCTGAGGAGCTGGCGTCTAACCCAAAGGAGGCATCTGCGTTGGTCAGGTCGGCCTGGCTGGATGCGAGAGAGAAATACTTCGGTGGAAAAATCTCAAAGTTGCGTCATGAGCCGGCTAAGTATGCTGACGGATCAGGCAAGAAATACGACAGGCTTGCAGATTTGGCTGCTGGGAACCCCGCGCCGTTCGACGCTCCGGTGAGCGCTGCGCCAGCATTCATTTCGTCAGAGAAAGCCTACGGCCCGATTTTCCTGACAGATCCCTCAGGCGAACTATTTGCTGACGCTAGCAGAGCTGATAAGGACGGCATGGATGCGCTGGCGGGTATTGCTCGTCACCTGCCCGAATGGATGTATGCATACTATCCTGGACGGAATTGGCCTAAGGACTTCCGACCTGCCGCGATTTACAACAAGAACGGCAATCTCTATTTCATTGGGAAGTAGTCGTGGTTGACCTATGCGACCGGCGTGCCGGGATTTTATCTGCAGAGTCAGGCATACAGACTCTCTCGCGAGTCGAAGGCGTTCAATAAAAACGAAGGTGCTCAACACAAGTATTGAGCACCTTCGACGTGCGTTGAGCGCCTTCAGGGAGCGGTGGGAAGCTCCCATGCCCATCCGCCCTGCATACCTGCTTTGTGTGAACGTATACCTAGCTGTTTCTGGGCTCTGCGAAGTGACGCCGAAGAAATGCAACGTTCTTCAGCTAAAGCCATCAATGCATTGATTGCAACAGGCCCAGCTTGCAACGTCTCCTCAAGAAAGCTGCACGCCTCCTGAGTAGCTGATACTGGTCTTTCGCCGTCCGCTCGCTCGATATCCGCCAAAATAGTTTCAGCACTACCTTCGACGGCCTCTCCCCACCGGATGCAGGTTGTTTCCAACTGCTCGTTTATCACTATGGGCTCAACGAAGTACTCTATCCCCCCACTATCAATCGAGACGTTGGATTTCGGTCGGACAAGCACTCGCGCTTCGGAATTTTGAGCTTTCCCAGCCACCAGTACCGTGCGAGCAAGTGCTGAGAATGCCTGGCTGCCGATTACGCGATCAGCTACGGAGGACTGGGATGTACCTTTGCTCAGGTGAGATATGCCGAGGACAGCGCAACAATGCTGCTCTGCGAAATCCACTACCATTTGTAGCCCCTGCCGAACTTCGTTTGCCCGGTGCATATCCCCACGAATGAGATTGATCAGTGGGTCGAAAATCAGCAATGAAACGCCGTCAATCCTTGCGGCCGCTTCATCCAAAAGGGAAAAGTTGGCTGCAGGATCAAACTGTCGTCTGTTCCCACGTTGATCTCTGAGCCCCTCGATAATGTGCACGCGGGTTAGGTCTGCATCTGCAGCCGTAAGGCGGGGAATGATCGTGTCAGCGATACCATCCTCGCCGCTCCAGATTACGATGTTGCCTGCTGCCTCACATTTGCTGCCGTCTGGCCAGTCACCACCTCTGCTGAGCGTGGCGGCCAGCGATATTGCCAGCGTGGTTTTGCCGCATCCACCTGCGCCGGCAAGAATGGATAACTTTGCCTTTGGCAGCCAGCCTGGCCAAATCCACTGGATTTTTTCCGCTGGAATATCGACCGCTGCTGTGAGTTCTACCATCCAGCCTGGCTGTTGAGGTGTTCGGCGCTGCATTACAGCGCCTCCCTTTGCCGAATCCAAGCTTGGACTTCGCTGTTACGCCAACCGACGCTGGAGCCGCACAAAAGGCGCTGTCGCGGGAAAAGGCCTTCCGATATTTTGCGATAGATCGTTGAGCGTTTTAGGCCGACGATTGCCTCGACATCGCGCAAACGAAGAATTTTGTCATCGTCGCCGACGTCGTCAGAGTTGCTAACGTGCATTGCCATAGGTTTGAGTCCTAGGTCCTGAAGCGTGAGGCAGCGTCCTCCGGCACTACTGCTAAAAAGGGTAAAAGACGGATATCGGCTGGCTATATAGCGAGCACGGGCATTTGCCACACGCATAGGAATATGCGCGTTTCCGAGATTAATGTTCGGTAGCGTCGGAGGTCGTTGTGGGCTACAGAAATTCTAGGCCGTGAGGCTTCTAGGGGCCGAACGGAATGAAGCCGTTCAGGCCGGATGCACAGATCAACCGATGGAAGTTGATGCGGCCCGTTCAGCGGATGCGAACGAGGCGAAAGTTTTTAACGTCGTTACCGGAGCGACGTGGCGGACCGTTGCGGATCGATAGAGACCGCTTGGGACGGACACTTTTTAACATGAGAGTGCCGGGCTGGCAATCAGCAGATGCTCTGCCTTGGTTGGGAAAGGGTGGCCCAACCAAGGCAGTAGTTGACTGAATGCTCAGCGTTCTATCGGGCTCAACTAGTCCTCTGTGCCGATATCGAGTTTGGGCAGCGCCTTGACGATTTTCTGGGTCTCCAGGCTGACGGTGACCACTCGCTGGAACAGTTCAAGCGGGTACCTGGGGTTACCCATGGTTTCCACAGCCCAGTCGTTGGCGTCGTTGACGATGCCGCTGGCTTTGTCTGGGCGCACGGCCTGGCGCTCCATCACCCAGTCCAGGGCTGCTTTTCCGTTGACCACGTAATCCCAGGCCGCTTCAGGAACGCCCTTGAGGGTGATGCGGTGGTTATAGATGACAGTGGTTTTGTCGCCCTTCTTGACGAACTTCATCTTCTCCACTCGGTAGTCAGCGGCGGAGAGTGTGCCTTTGGCCTCGATAGTCAGAGGGTATGGCTCGACGGTTTCGTAGTTCAGGTGAAGGTCGGCCAAAGCGCGCCCAGCCTTACTGAACGCCCAGAAGTCGGTGGCTTTCTTCACGGCCGGAATGCGTGGCAGTTCCTTGCTCAGGTTGTCGGCGTAGCGCGCGCGGTAGTCTGGCGAATGCAGAATGCCGTAAACGTAGTAGAACAGGTCTTTCTTGCTGATTTGCTCGCCTGGATAAGCGTTGCTGAAGTGAGCAAGACCAGCGTCGGTGATGGCGTCGCGGCGGCGCAGGCCACTTTCTACTGGTTCGGCAAAGAGGTCGTCTTTTGAGGCCTGGGCGGCTTCGTCGTAAAGGTAGAGGGGGAAGCATTGTGTGCCGCCGTCACTCTGCAATTCAGGTGGGCAATTTACCATCAGAGCAAGCTGACTACCTTCAGCAGGACGCTGCTTAACCATGATCAGCAAGTTCTCAGCTTTTGCGTGCGGGAAAATGCGAGGCATTTGGTAGACCATTTCATTGAAACGGCGATTGAAGTAAAGCCACTGTTTGGTGAAAGGGCGATAAAGGCTACGCACTATGCAATCAGGGTCAAAGCTATAGCTACGGTTCTTGCCCAAGTCTTGCTTCAATGCACGTGTCCAACTAATACGCGTCGGGTCAGTATCAATGAAGTCATCGACCTGCTCCTGCCTGGCCTTAGTATCCAGCTTTGGATGCGCAGCGTTGAAACGCGATACCTCGTTATTATAGAAGCCAATCATGCTGCTCATGTTGGCACCCAGCTTGGATTTTCCAGCGTTATAGGCCCAAGCATCCCGTTGGGATTTCACACCGCTGGAGTAGTTAGCGAACATCGCCAACGCGTTCTTGTCGTCCTTGTCACCTAATACGATGAACTGGCCGAAGCTGTTATCGCGTTGCTTCAACCAGTCACCGTGCTCATCAGGAACTACTTGCTGCCAATCCGGGATGCCGGCCACACTGGCATAGCTGACGATCTTCTCCAGCTTTTCTTCGCGGCTTAGATAGTCGCCAATATCGTGGAAATAGATCTGGCCGTGGGTTACCGCTTCGGGGTTCTTGACCAGTAGCGAGATGGCAATTGGGGCACGGCTGCCACTACCAAAAATCTTCCCGCCTTCCTTACGTGAGGTTTCGCCACTGGTCCGCTGGTTACCACGTAGGTGGAACACATAGAGGCTGGAGAACTCATCCACCAGGCACTTGCGTAGGCCATCTGCAGTATTGGCTTCTACGAAGCCTGCGTTGGTAACGAAACCGATGATGCCGGCATCGCCAATACGGTCACTGGCCCAGCGAATGGAGCGGATATAGCTGTCATAGAGTGCGTTTTTGTTGTTCGCGTCTGAACGAGCGGCATAGGTTGTTCGAATGCGCTCATCCAAGCTTGGATAAGGGACGTTAGCGTTGTTGGCGTTGGCGTCACCTTGGCCGACTGAATAAGGCGGATTGCCCACAATCACGCGTATATCCAAATCCTTCTGCCGCTTACGCCGGGCGCTGTTGTCCTCCAGCAGTGCGTCTACGAGGTCGTCCTTCTCATACATTTGGAAGGTATCGGTTAGGCAGATGCCTTCAAACGGGGCGTACTCGTCGATTACTTCGCCATGGTAGGCCGCTTCGATATTGATGGCGGCGATGTAGTAGGCCAGTAGTACCAGCTCGTTAGCGTGGATCTCGTGCCGGTATTTGTGCGGCAACTCTTCCGGCTTGATAAGGCCAGACTGGATCAGGCGGGTGATGAAGGTGCCGGTGCCAGTGAACGGGTCGATGATGTGGACGCCCTTGCTGCCCAGGGTTTGGCCGAACTCCTGTTGCAGCAGGTGGTTGACGCTGTGGAGGATGAAGTCCACCACTTCGACTGGGGTGTAAACGATGCCCAAGCGCTCGGTCATTTTGGGGAAGGCGTTGCGGAAGAACTTGTCGTACAGCTCAACGATGATCTTCTGCTTACCCTGGGCGTTGTCGATGCCGGCAGCACGCTGACGCACGCTGGCGTAGAACTTCTCCAGGGTATCGGCTTCCTTGGCCAGGTGGTGCTCATGTAGCGCGTCCAGCACGCCTTGCATGGCCTTGGACATGGGGTTGTG
This region includes:
- the merF gene encoding mercury resistance system transport protein MerF yields the protein MKDPKTLLRVSIIGTTLVALCCFTPVLVILLGVVSLSALTGYLDYVLLPALAIFIGLTIYAIQRKRQADACCTPKFNGVKK
- a CDS encoding AlpA family transcriptional regulator, which encodes MAMHVSNSDDVGDDDKILRLRDVEAIVGLKRSTIYRKISEGLFPRQRLLCGSSVGWRNSEVQAWIRQREAL
- a CDS encoding recombinase family protein, with amino-acid sequence MGKRIGYARVSTDDQNLDLQRDALALAGCSVVYEETMSGKSADRPELGHCLKALRSGDTLVVWRLDRLGRSLPDLVGVVSRLEQETVAFESITERIETTSAAGKLIFHVFAALAEFERNLIRERTRAGLAAARARGRKGGRKPVLDDRQVREIRALLRDPEIQVTDVARRYGVSRTTLYRYVGSPKSSAVV
- the merR gene encoding Hg(II)-responsive transcriptional regulator; translation: MENNLENLTIGVFARTAGVNVETIRFYQRKGLLPEPDKPYGSIRRYGETDVTRVRFVKSAQRLGFSLDEIAELLRLEDGTHCEEASSLAEHKLKDVRERMADLARMEAVLSDLVCACHARKGNVSCPLIASLQGKKEPRSADAV
- a CDS encoding AAA family ATPase gives rise to the protein MVELTAAVDIPAEKIQWIWPGWLPKAKLSILAGAGGCGKTTLAISLAATLSRGGDWPDGSKCEAAGNIVIWSGEDGIADTIIPRLTAADADLTRVHIIEGLRDQRGNRRQFDPAANFSLLDEAAARIDGVSLLIFDPLINLIRGDMHRANEVRQGLQMVVDFAEQHCCAVLGISHLSKGTSQSSVADRVIGSQAFSALARTVLVAGKAQNSEARVLVRPKSNVSIDSGGIEYFVEPIVINEQLETTCIRWGEAVEGSAETILADIERADGERPVSATQEACSFLEETLQAGPVAINALMALAEERCISSASLRRAQKQLGIRSHKAGMQGGWAWELPTAP
- the merT gene encoding mercuric ion transporter MerT, coding for MSEPQNGRGALFTGGLAAILASACCLGPLVLIALGFSGAWIGNLTVLEPYRPIFIGVALVALFFAWRRIYRPSAACKPGEVCAIPQVRATYKLIFWGVAVLVLVALGFPYVVPFFY
- the merA gene encoding mercury(II) reductase, which translates into the protein MTEITVNGMTCTSCATHVKDALEKIPGVNAAVVSYPESRAQVMADTAVSHNQLLAAIAALGYQGSIRVGDFKDEPKIRDALEGAGLHIAIIGSGGAAMAAALKAVEQGATVTLIERGTIGGTCVNIGCVPSKIMIRAAHIAHLRRESPFDGGIAATVPAIDRSKLLAQQQARVDELRHAKYEGILDGNPAITVLHGEARFKDDQSLVVRLNEGGEREVTFDRCLVATGASPAVPPIPGLKESPYWTSTEALVSDTIPARLAVIGSSVVALELAQAFARLGSQVTILARSTLFFREDPAIGEAVTAAFRAEGIEVLEHTQASQVAHVNGEFVLTTGHGELRADKLLVATGRAPNTRSLALDAAGVTVNAQGAIVIDQGMRTSNPNIYAAGDCTDQPQFVYVAAAAGTRAAINMTGGDAALNLTAMPAVVFTDPQVATVGYSEAEAHHDGIETDSRTLTLDNVPRALANFDTRGFIKLVIEEGSGRLIGVQAVAPEAGELIQTAVLAIRNRMTVQELADQLFPYLTMVEGLKLAAQTFNKDVKQLSCCAG
- the merP gene encoding mercury resistance system periplasmic binding protein MerP, which codes for MKKLLSALALAAVVAPVWAATQTVTLSVPGMTCSACPITVKKAISKVDGVSKVDVTFETREAVVTFDDAKTSVQKLTKATEDAGYPSSVKN